A window of Coprobacter tertius genomic DNA:
CAGTAAACATCAGAAAATAATTCGGCATTTCACCAGATGGAATCAACTGCTCATAACACTGCATAACAGCTTTATGAAAATAAGGATGCCGCATATACCTTCCGTTTACAAAAAAATATTGTAATGCGTTGCGTTTACGCGCCGATTCCGGTTTACCGATATAGCCCGATATGGATATCAACGAAGTTTCGGTTTCTACAGTAAGCAATTGCTGATTAAGACCCTTTCCGAATACCGAAATAATACGTTGACGAAAGTTAGAAACCGGCAAATTAAAAAGTTCATTCTCATTGTGTGTAAGTTCGAATGCTATCTGCGGATTAATAAGAACAATCCGTTCGAACTCAGCCAAAATATTATTTAGTTCAACAGAGTTAGATTTCAGAAATTTACGTCTTGCAGGTACATTGAAAAAAATATTTTTGACCATAAAATTACTACCGGCCGCACAAGCAATACACTCCTGAGACTCGACAACCGACCCCGAAAGGATAATGCATGTTCCCGTTTCATCTTCATTACGTCGTGTACGTAATTCAACCTGAGATATCGCAGCAATCGAAGCTAATGCTTCTCCCCTGAATCCCATCGTACGCAATGCAAATAAATCTGACGCTTCTCGTATTTTCGAAGTTGCATGGCGTTCGAAAGATAATCGGGCATCGGTCGCAGACATTCCCTTGCCATTATCGATAACTTGTATCAAAGTGCGACCGGCTTCTTTTAAAAAAATTTGTATGTGGGTTGCTCCCGCATCGATAGCATTCTCCACTAATTCTTTTATAACCGAAGCTGGCCTTTGTATTACTTCGCCAGCAGCAATTTGGTTCGCTACAGAATCAGGTAATAATTGTATCACATCGCTCATAATCCCTTCAAAATAAATTTATTCATTACTGAATCTTCTACGCTTTTTCGGAGCTTCGACCTGTTGTTTTACAATCTTACGGAAAATATCCTGCGGGTCTTTCGGCCTTATTGCTTCATACCAACGGTAATCGGGCAAAAACAGATCTTTTCTTTTTATCATGGGAATCGGGGTCAAGGAACCCTGGCCTCCGGGCCACATAATCAGCTTTTCCATTTTCTGATTAACTAAAAATAAAGTGAGAAAACTACTTTCGGCCCGATTTAAACCAATTAAAGTAGAATCTTTTTCTTCGGGATAAAAAATAGTTTGTACATTTCCACTTACATCGACCTGTCGCAACTGGCCATTATGAAAATATGCCTTCAGGTCTTTACCAGACAACTGATCGAAATATACCGAATCCTTATGCTGCGTCGCAAAGGCAAAATGAGGAATATGAGCCCATTCTACCGTACTATCGTTCATATATATTTTGATGGTATCACCAAATATTTGGTAATTTTCATTCCAGATTACCGGATCTTTATAAAGATACAAAGCAGAATCCCGAGTAAAATAATTCATCGAATCACATACTCCTTGTAAATCGGTCCTATAAAACCGAGTCCCGTAATAAGCCTGTAATTGCCTTGTCGAATCAGGCAATGTAAACGCCTTTAATGTATCTGCATGCAGGTATAGTGTGTCCAGTCCCGAATATTCAAGAAGGCGTGCAGAATCGGTCGCAAAAGAATACTCAGTTTTTTCATTATAAAATCCATATTGCCCTTCCATGGTTATTTTCCGAAGCGTATCATTAAGTATCATATTTCCAAACACCTCCCCAAATCCACTATTTCGATTATAAAAAATGGTGTCTCCGGTAAGCTGCTGACTTTTACTAACGATTACAGATCGGTCATATAGAGTAGATATGTTCTGCAAAGTATTATACCATCCCTTCTTCGAATAAATAACATTACTGTCGGAAACAATAACCGACGGCCCGATAATATTAGCGACTCGCGTAGCCGTATTATATTCAAGTGTATCTGAATATAAAATATATTGCGGATTTACCAACTGAACATCATAGTAAAAAATTGCATTTTTCGTATCAGGGCTATACTGACCATATACAGAAGTAAGTTCATCATCGACATTAACGATCTTTCCCCCATCGAAATAATATCCTATATTCGGCTCAAGATCATAATTTAGGCTATCTGTAAAAAGAACGACATCTCTGTTTTCCATCCTTACATTATACCGCAACTTTGCGATCTGAAGCATTCCATCGTAATATAATACATCACTATAAACGAAAAGAGTATCACCCTGTTCCATCCTAACGTTACCGAAAGCATCGAGCGAATTGGTATTCTCATAAAAATAAGCACTGTCGCAATACATATGCATTCCTTCTTTACGAAAATGAACATTCCCTCTAAGAACCTGAAAATCGGGATTTAAATCTTTATCAAAAAAAAGCTGATCGGAATATTCCAAATATACTTTTTTCTTTTCATCAGTCTCCGATGCGGGCTTTGCCAAAGGTTTTATCTGAGGATCATCCGGATTACGCCGCTGATGTTGAGCCCACCCGCACAGAGCCGACAGGCACAAGATACCGATAAGTACCTTATGCCTGCCTAACCCGAAATATTTTTTATTATTACGCATTTAATATGGTAGCCCGTTATTATTTCTTCAACCAACCGTCAT
This region includes:
- a CDS encoding OstA-like protein, which encodes MRNNKKYFGLGRHKVLIGILCLSALCGWAQHQRRNPDDPQIKPLAKPASETDEKKKVYLEYSDQLFFDKDLNPDFQVLRGNVHFRKEGMHMYCDSAYFYENTNSLDAFGNVRMEQGDTLFVYSDVLYYDGMLQIAKLRYNVRMENRDVVLFTDSLNYDLEPNIGYYFDGGKIVNVDDELTSVYGQYSPDTKNAIFYYDVQLVNPQYILYSDTLEYNTATRVANIIGPSVIVSDSNVIYSKKGWYNTLQNISTLYDRSVIVSKSQQLTGDTIFYNRNSGFGEVFGNMILNDTLRKITMEGQYGFYNEKTEYSFATDSARLLEYSGLDTLYLHADTLKAFTLPDSTRQLQAYYGTRFYRTDLQGVCDSMNYFTRDSALYLYKDPVIWNENYQIFGDTIKIYMNDSTVEWAHIPHFAFATQHKDSVYFDQLSGKDLKAYFHNGQLRQVDVSGNVQTIFYPEEKDSTLIGLNRAESSFLTLFLVNQKMEKLIMWPGGQGSLTPIPMIKRKDLFLPDYRWYEAIRPKDPQDIFRKIVKQQVEAPKKRRRFSNE